CAGGCCATGCTCTTGCCCGCGGCGTAGACGAACATGCCGAGGCCCTGCTTCTGCGTCgggtcgcccgcgcccgcgacgagccTCAGGCCCGACACAAAGTCCaggtccttggcctcgtcgtggtcAAAGGGATCCCAGCGCAGCTGGTTGGGGATGTAGTGCATCTTGGACGCCTCATCCTTGGGCATCCCCGACGCGGTGCGGGTTTCGGGCGCGGGCTGGTAGGGCGGGTGCGCgcacgacggcaagacgcgGTACAGCCATGTTTGCTTATTATCGTGCCTGGGCGCCGTAAAGGCCGTGCCGGAAAGCTTCTCGGCGTACAGACCCAGCGGGGGCTTTTGGGGGGAGTTGTGGCCGATGGGAAGCGCACCCTCGACAGCTTCGGATCTGGGGTTCAGCAGCAAGATCGTCAGCCAAAAAGCAAGTCGCAAGTTGAACGGAATTCGCAGCTCAGCTCTGTTGTAGTGTAGCGGGGCGCGGCAACGTACTCGAAATGGGAGTTGAAGCCGTTCTGATAACGGTACTTCTCCTTGGTCTCAAACTGCGTGACGGGCATGGTGGGCAACGGGCGATGAATGAATGATGCACAGTCAGTTCAATCTCGCCCCTGTTGCGAGCAATCAATCAGGCAGAGCcgccccgggcggcgggcgggtagAGCAGGCTTCATCCTTTTAAACTCTCTTGGCTTGGCCCCGACAAACACCCCCCGTGGAGTCggtcggggacggggaccctgccctgccctgtcctgtGCCTCTCGCATTTCGTGAcgtgagcgcgcgcgcgctgtgTCGAATCCGATTCCGAGCCtcgttcgtcgtcgtgcgaCTTATTCCGCCGTGGGGAGCTTGGGCCGCCGCATGGAGGGGCAAACCGACAGTAACCGCCCAATcccggggcgccgcctgtAGCTGCTTCGTTCCGCGCGGGGCTCCGTGGGGTGCGGAATCGAATCGATCACTGTCCGGCACTAACAGCCTCACGTACAAAATGCTCCCAAACAAGTTAAGGTCAAGTTCGGCGTCAAACTGCGTCGGCTGCTTACGAGAACAACATGCTCTTGCGGAATGAGTCCAGCCAGCGACGTCGGTCAGGGCCTGCATCTTTGCCATCGCTTGCGCGTCCTTTGTCGGGCCATCATACAGAAATCGGACCGGAATGGTTTGGACTGAGCCGTAACTACTGTAACAGTGGCAACTCCATGAACTTGAAACGCGTATGATGCACCTGGGCAAGGCGTACAGTATATTTAGTAGCACAACCTAATAGCCAGCTGCTGGTCAGACATCaacccccccttttttttaACGACCATGGGCGTTACACCGGCCTCGGAGAAACGCATGTGAGCCGTCGCAGGTTGGCTCTTTCATCACAGGAAGAGAAATTACAGTGTGACAATGTGTAAAGAGGTAGCGAGGTTCCAACAGACCTCGGAATCAATTGACCAAAGCCCCAACGGCTTCGGCACGAATGGCACAAAGGCGACGCCTCCGGCGGTCGCTCCACACTAACACTACCGAGAGTATCTAATCGCAATATCCCGGGCGCCGACTCGCAACGAATCCAGCGAAGCCAAACAAACAGTTGAAGGAAATATTGGAACAGATATCGGGTGTAGGAGGTTATTACTCTTCCtccttcttgttcttcttcttcttgccgccgccgccgccgccaccgccgcttGTAGGCTGCTTCTGGAGGTGGACAACCAACCGTGTCCACGACTCCTCCTTGTCCCATTCGAACCCGGCAAGGTACGGGttgtccagctcgtcgtcggccttggaAACAGTCAGTCAACAGCAAACTTGCGATGCGGATCATTCCGGACTCACCCGCTTCTTGTACGCCTTGTAAATCGCGTCCATCGCATCCTTGATGGTGACACCCTTGAGGTTTCTTGCCGTGACTTCCATGCCCAGTGGGAAGTGCAGGTCAATCTTCTTGACAGGAGGCTTGGTCAAGGGAATCTTGAGGATGGATGGGTCGTCGATTGACATGGGGCTCGAGTTGATCTTCCTATCAAGTGAAACCATCAGCACTGTCGCCATCTGAGAACGTGTCCAAaggggccgctgggcggAGGCTCATGCCAGGAAAAGCAAGTACTTACCACCCCGTTTTTTGTGTCTCGACAGGAAGCTGGATCTCAATCTTGTCCTTCTCTGCAATTATATCTGTAAGTATATACGCTTTGACATGTATTGTCATTGGCAGCATGCACTGTGACGCACGCAGGATACAAGCTTGCACGGAGCGGAGGTAGTGGGGCCAGTGAGCTTACCAAGGTCATTGATGTTCATCACACCAGCCGCACTGGAGCTTTGCCTCCTATGGCCCTTCTCCTtgggcggtgacgacgacaggcCTTGAACGGCGGAATCGACCTTGGAGAGCGGTTCAGTCATGGTGGAATTTGCTTGTTGACTACGGCCAGAGAAGAGGCGGTAATCGCTGGACGAGTACTGGCGTCAGCGTTTGATCAATGAGTAGGCGGCGTTCAAAACGCGCCCCGGAGACCTCGGGCGAGCCTGTAGGACGAACCTGTGATGGAAACGGGTGATGGTGAGATGAGTCGATGTGTATCGATGATGACAATGATGaagagaggaagaagagggggatgaggaggggaagggaggggaaGGTCCTATTATCGGcaggagggcagggcagaggtGCCTGAGGTGCTGAGACCCAAGCAGGAACGAGCCGTCCTGTTGCTGGGCTGGACGCCCAGCTTGTCCCCTACGGTTTCGTCAGACCGGGCGGGGTAAGTGCCATCagcggccgtcgctgccaTTGCGTCCTGGATCGCGTGACTGCGACGCACACGGGTGCTGCGGTACTCACACCTTGATGCCCGTTCGGGTTTagcgctggagctgcaggGCCAGTTTGATCGGAGGTCCGGGGTAGAATCCGGGGAAGCATGTCGATTGACCcacagcagcggcgcttGGTGAGCTGATGAACAGGTGATTGAGAGACGGATGGGCGTGAGGGCATTCGCATGGCCGACCGGGAGGAGGAAACGCGCCCGTGGGAGCGTCCAATGCTTGAAAATGCCTGCGGCGTCGCCAGGACGAGAAGGTTGGGAATGGTGGGTGTGTACAGAGTACATCGCCTGAGGTGAGTTTGTATTGGATGGCGTGTTGGGGACCTGCTGTTAACCTTCAGCGCTGCGGACGAGGGATCTGCCTGGGCAACCCCTCCCTCTTCGGAGGGCTCGGCCTGGACGGGCAGTGCAGCCAGTGCCACGACACACGGAGAGCTCGGCTGTCAACGTTGTACCTCAGTACTGCTGTAACTCCAGTGGTGgctgtaggtacctacagcaGTGCAAACACCGAGGCCCGTGCAACGTGACGGGCGCCGGACGCAAGGGCGCACCTGCCTGCAGTGCCAGCCGGGCTTGCCTCGCGCATCGCTGGGATTCCAGGGACCCCGCCCGCCACACACCTCAGCATTGAAGCCCACGTTGGGCCGTGCGGAGCGCTGTGGTGCCTGTCGATTGGCTTCGTCCCGCCAGAGTCGTTGCAGCAGTCCGACCCTGGAGGCGCATCAGAcgaccatccatccatccatgcctcCAACGTccgccccctcccgccgcacTCGGAGACCGACCTTGCATGAGGGGTCAGGGGATCTCTCTCTGTTGACTGGACGTCCGCCGAGGCACACCTTGCGTTGAATGCAGCAAAATGATTCCGACTCCTCCTGAGATTTAGACCTCGATTGAGGCCAGCATGTTTGGTCTCAAGGCCCCGGCTTCTCTGCCATCTCTTCTTCAGTCACCGAGCTCTCACCTTAGTTCACGATGACGACAGCTGACAGTGGATCGCCACCTGGCCCGCACGGCACCTCGCAGGAGAGTGGAGTCGGGCGGGGACTCGGACCTCTGTTTCCCGAACAGGGTTGAACAGGCCACCGAGACGCGTGATGATGTGCCGCTTCGCCTGCGGGGGCGTACAGTCGTCCCGTCAAGTTTGAGAGTTGCAGGCGATCGGCTCCACGAGAGAGTAACATACTTTCTAGTTAATCAGCTGGGATACGAACGACACGAGGAGACGGTTGCTGACTACCAAGAGCATTCGAAGTCACACCCAGCGGCTGCTCGAAATTTCCATGTTCGATTGTGCAATTGACGGACCTCTTCGAGACGAAcggtcgtcatcgacgacattCTTATGCCATGCCACAAGATTGGCGGCTTCCTCATACTCCTCTCAAGGCCACCATAAGAGCGCCTCTCAGCATTGTCTCTCGAGCGCTTGAGGAGGAGTGAGGCACCTTACGATGAGAGCGTGCCATTTTGGATGTAATAAGATCCTCCGCTCAAACAAAGTCTGGTCGACCGTGGCGTGTCGCATCAGATGCAGCAGCCCCTACGCCAGCGAGTCCATCACGATTCACGACAACCCGATGCAGCGAGGAAGGCTCTGCCCAGTTCATCGTGCTCGGCCGCAGTCCAGTCTCCTCCAGAGCCCGTGACACCCCTTCAAGTACTTACGCGATTCAGACCGTCTTCTCTGCATCAAGCTCGCGCGACAGTTTGCTTGCCCTGTGCAGAGTCTTTGGGGATGGTCGGACGCAACGACATGACcgccagcgagcgagggggGCGCGGGCTGACGTGCGCACAACGACCCAAGACCGGCCGATGAGTCCACACCTTGTTTATCATGGATCATGCGGATCAGAAAATTGAAAGGGCCACGACACCTCAAGTACCTCGCGCATTTTTGTGTGGTTTCTTTTTGCCTCCCCCTAATGAGGTGCGAGCGCCCACCCTTCAAATGATGAGAGAAGAAAGAGGGTCTGGCGCAGACCCGGTGCCGCCTTTACCCTCTTTGTCAGCAGGGACGCGCAATTCATGGGCACGAAGCAACGTCAGCCCTGGCGTTGCCTCTCCTCTTTTTGCCCATGAGCGACACGGCGGCACACGAATGcgatgatgcggcggcgaaaTTTTGCTGCAACGCGAAGAAAACTGTGGATATAGAGGGCCCCTTGCTGGTTCATACTTGTTCATCCATCTCCGTCGCACTCGTGGTTGGGCAACATTTATTTTGCGTGTTACACGCATCGCCTGTCgttctccgccgcccgcctggccccccccccctctgccGCTCTTTTCGGACCGTCGCCCCTCCCGTCATGACCAGCCTCAGACATGTCACCGACGACACCTGGCTTGCCTGACAGTGCCATCAGGAGGCCAGGTacagtcgtcgccgcgccgtaTAAACCGCCTCCGACTTTTCCCAcgcgcctcgcgcagcaggcgagACCGATCGAGGTCCAAGTCCCGCCCCTCATCGCCGGTGCCCTGGTTGCCGCCTTCGCAAAGGCTCTGGCCGACGGTCTTGGAAACGAGCTTCTCACCCACTACTACCTCGGCGATCAAGTTGTCAGGGTGAACCTCGACCGCGTCATCGACCGCCTTCTTTCCACGTTTACTCACGAGCTTTGGGATGAACTGTTCCAGTTCTACCACAAGGACGGCCCTCCTGGCGCAGAGGTTTCTCGCCAAGTCACGCGCCTGTTCGAAGGTCCAATCCGCCAGATAGTCTTGCTGCTGAATGGCCCAGAGACTTCACCCTGTGTCCTTGACAAAATCGGCCCGGGATTGTCGCAGAGACAAACAACATGGTCAACGAGTGCAGGGGGCATAGATTTACCCCTCGCTCTGCAGCTTCTCTGTAGCTACTGGCACAGGGAAATGCCATCGCAGTCCCCGGGAGGCTCACCAGATGATATTGCTCGCTCATTGCACGGCATAATTGTCAGTGGTACCGCCGCTCAGAATCTCATATCCAGGTTTCGCAGGGTCTTGCTGTCGCCGCACCATGTCCAGATGCACCTTGCCGAATCCGCCATCTGGACCATGCTCCTGATCAAGCGACCTTACCCCTCGCCCTCCGATGGTTTTCACGTTGCCCAGTTCAAGTACGAGTGCCAGCTGTTTGGGCCACTCGACGGCATTGCGGACCCGCAGCTGGTCAATCTGGGGACCCTGCCAGCCATCACTGGCACTGCGGAAGActgcacacacacaacgGTGTCCTCCTACGTCAATTCACAGTGGCCCAAGTGCGGAAAGCTGGTCCTGGGTTGTCTCGAGGAAGCTGTGGGCAATGCCTCATACTCGTCCCGACACGGCGAGCCCATGTCCGGCATGTCAGTATGGGACGGGACAGATGAGAATGGCCCGCCTTGTCCCGGATTGCGACTCATTCACATCGAAGTCGAGGAGTCGGTGATTCGAATAAGCATTTCGGCGTGGACACATACAATGATTGAAGTCTTCCAGCAAATGTGCTGGATGTGCGCAGCCATTAGCGCGTCCCCCTTTCCCGGCGCACTCTCCGAATGCGCCGCTGAGGTGACTAGCTGGACCTATCTGAATGAATCAGTATACGTCGATTGCAGCTTAGTGCATCAGCCAGTCCCCAGTGCGACTGGTTTGCCATGGTTGCGCCAGATGCAAGGGGCAGCCATTGCGAAGGGGTTTCCATTTCCTGCACACGAAGTCCAGCAGCACGTAACGGCATGACATGTGCCCGGAGCTGTTCACAGCAAGCAACAAGTTCTTTGAATTGCATTCTAGATCGAGCGAAAAACAATAAAATATGATACCCCATTTTTCAAGGATCGTACAGGCCTCTCGCGCGTCGCCCAGTCAacagctcggcatcgccggtTTCCGTGACCCTGTAAATGTCTTCGTGCCTCATGCCGAATTTCCCCTCGAGGTAAATGCCTGGCTCGATCGTGAATGTCATCCCAGGACTGAGCTTCACAGTATTCCACTTGTTCAGGTACGGCGACTCGTGCGCTTTGATGCCAATGCTATGGCCAACCCGATGCGTAAAGAATTCTCCGTAACCGGCAGCATCGATGACGGATCGCGCGGCAATGTCCACGCTCGCGGCCGTGTTGTTCCACCTCATGGCCTCGGAAGCCGCCGTCTGCGCGTCGAAGACAATTCGCCAAATCTTTTCCTTTTCAGCCCGGAGGGGATCCTCGgggacgcgccgcccctTGGGCGGATCGATGAGGAAGCTGCGGCAAATGTCGGACGTGTAGCCCAGGTAACGCGCCCcgacgtcgatgatgacgacgctgTCAAGCgtgagcttcttgccgccggtgacgaagccgccgtggGGCAGCGCGCCGTGTTCCCCGAAGAGCATGATGTTGAAGACGGTCACGAAGCCCATCGAGAGCAACGTGTTGTCCAGGATCGCCGTGACCTCGTCTTCCGTCAGGCCGGGCACGAGGCAGGTTCgcacggcgcgcacggcgacAATGGTGCCCGTGTTGACGGCGCGAATGATTTCAATCTCGGCGGGCGACTTGGTCTGGTGCAccagctccgcctccggGGAGAGGCCCACGGTCTTGAACCCGTTGTTTTGCAAGCCGCGCACGATGAAGTCGCgcatctcctcctcgaccatgAGCGTcggctgcttctccttcttgcccGCGAAGAGTCGCGACTCCAGCAGCGTCTTGTACGGGTTCCAATGTTCCTCCCAGATGACAatgtcgagctcctcgtcgcgcgagGGAATGCCGagcatgcgcgcgcggcctTCTTCGAAGTGAGCCGCGAGAAACGCCGTCTTGGCAGACACGGAGCCGTCGGACGCGCGTTGGGGAAGCACGAGCATCAAAAAGGGacgctcctcggcctccccTGGCTCCCAATCCGGTTGAGAAACATTGCCGTAGTATCTGTGACTGGTTAGCTGCGGCCAAGATCTCCTAATACATGTGTGCATGTACATGGAGCACATACTGGAAGGTGAATCCCGGCTCCAGGACGAAGGCGTCTACGCCATTCTGGTCGAGGGCTCGCGCAAGCCTATCCCGCCTTTGGATGAACTCTGCAGCCTGGATCGGCCTCGCGTTGTCGAGAAATGAAAGGTCCTTGTGCAGAGTGTCGATGGAGCATTTCTGGATGTTTTTGAGTTGCTTAGCCGGGTTTCGATGCCCCAAGACGGTCCCAAGGCTGCCGGTCTTTACGAGAAGGGCAGTGATGATCACAGCAGCGATGAGGACGTGGATAACTCTCCCAGGCGACCGCTTCGCGCTGTACCGCTGCTTCTCGAACAGCGCAGCTTCGCCAAAGCCAACCTTTGTCGCTGCCATATTCTGTTGCTGGCCGTCTTTCGGAGAGTCATGCGCCTCCGGGAGAATGAACATTTGTGAGCTTCAATGGCGCGCAAACGATGGCGGAATATAGCAGCACATATGGGCGCCGTGTATAGCCGAGTTAGCACTGACATTACCACCACCCGAGGTTGACGCTCCGATTGAGAATGAAAGCACTAATATAGTAGTTCGTCCCGTCGGCAACTCCGAATCGTGGGGGCGGGGACAGCTGACAGCTGCCGGAGATGGGGGGCGCGACCAAGGGCTGCCGGCAGGTAGTAGCtgtcgtgtgtgtgtgtctgtgtggTCGCGTGGTCGCAAAtcgtggtgtggtggtggctgcttGGTTAGCCGGTTCGTTGGTTCTTTCACCGGCTTGTTGGTCATGAGGCCTGAGATGGTGGGCTCGACATGGCCAATCTATCTGAAGCTGTCGCATCGCGTACGGTTAGCCTATATGACATTTGATGATGGGTGTCACAACATGAATGCAAGCCTCTGTGACGGATCGGACTATTGCAAATTATACCTGCGACTAGGCATCCAACTACGCGTACAACGTAACTAGTAGTTTGGCAACTACGTAGCAAGAGTTTCTAACCCGTCATGGCGTATAGTGAATGGATTCTTAATCTTTCCGTATCAACTTTATAGTTACCCTTTTTCTCAATGGATTTCGTTATCATACATGGAAGGAACGGGCTGGCACCTGCTTCCCTTGAACCAACTTGATGAATGTCTCCAGACCCGCTCcaacccccccgcccgcATCCTGCATTCGTCACAACATGATCCTCGGACTCGGCCATCGTGGGGAGCCCTTTTACAAGACGGAGCCTTGCTGACGTTTAGGCGAGGCGAGAAACGGCGCTGTCCAACGACTTGCAGAGTACTCACTGAGTCCAAGCTCCTCGTACCTGCCCCCGCGGCCCACGCGCCGGCTGCTACCGTGTTGGCCGAGGCCGGAGAGAAGTCCGTGACACGCACACCCACAATGTCCCTTTCGGCCCGCGTACATGCCCAATTTGGCGTCTTGTTTTGTCTGCGAATAGCATTTATGCAGCTGCGCGGACAAGCGGCCCCGGCCATTTCTCATGTCTTTGCGCATGCGAGCTGTCTCAAATGCATCCAGCCAGGGTGGCTGCATCTGGCTGCATGTGCTGACTCATGGGCTTGGGGTTGCATCCTTCCTTGCACAGCGTGTGCTGGAACGTCAAGGTCGCGGGGAAGAATCACATGAGACAAGCATGCTGTTCTGTGCTGGCGGAGAAAGGCGGCTGGCAGCTCGCGTTTTGTCAGGTATCAAGCTTGGCCCAacgcccacgacgacacCGGAACCATAATAAGGATTTGTGGGAGACAGCGCCGTTCCATTGATGCATCTTGCTCAGCTGTAGCTCGAGCTGCCTTGGGCGCCTCACACTCtcactgactgactgccgGTAGACCCTTGCTGAGGTCTGCGCTGCCACGACAAGGTCCTCGCGTGACGACTCGGAGACTCGCCTCACCGCGTTCTCTAGCCATAGCCCGTCATGAACAAAGATGTGCAGTCACACG
This sequence is a window from Purpureocillium takamizusanense chromosome 8, complete sequence. Protein-coding genes within it:
- a CDS encoding uncharacterized protein (EggNog:ENOG503P1YX) is translated as MTEPLSKVDSAVQGLSSSPPKEKGHRRQSSSAAGVMNINDLEKDKIEIQLPVETQKTGWKINSSPMSIDDPSILKIPLTKPPVKKIDLHFPLGMEVTARNLKGVTIKDAMDAIYKAYKKRADDELDNPYLAGFEWDKEESWTRLVVHLQKQPTSGGGGGGGGKKKKNKKEEE
- a CDS encoding uncharacterized protein (EggNog:ENOG503PTCU) → MSPTTPGLPDSAIRRPGTVVAAPYKPPPTFPTRLAQQARPIEVQVPPLIAGALVAAFAKALADGLGNELLTHYYLGDQVVRVNLDRVIDRLLSTFTHELWDELFQFYHKDGPPGAEVSRQVTRLFEGPIRQIVLLLNGPETSPCVLDKIGPGLSQRQTTWSTSAGGIDLPLALQLLCSYWHREMPSQSPGGSPDDIARSLHGIIVSGTAAQNLISRFRRVLLSPHHVQMHLAESAIWTMLLIKRPYPSPSDGFHVAQFKYECQLFGPLDGIADPQLVNLGTLPAITGTAEDCTHTTVSSYVNSQWPKCGKLVLGCLEEAVGNASYSSRHGEPMSGMSVWDGTDENGPPCPGLRLIHIEVEESVIRISISAWTHTMIEVFQQMCWMCAAISASPFPGALSECAAEVTSWTYLNESVYVDCSLVHQPVPSATGLPWLRQMQGAAIAKGFPFPAHEVQQHVTA
- a CDS encoding uncharacterized protein (EggNog:ENOG503Q43R~TransMembrane:1 (i46-70o)~COG:E~MEROPS:MER0005715) gives rise to the protein MFILPEAHDSPKDGQQQNMAATKVGFGEAALFEKQRYSAKRSPGRVIHVLIAAVIITALLVKTGSLGTVLGHRNPAKQLKNIQKCSIDTLHKDLSFLDNARPIQAAEFIQRRDRLARALDQNGVDAFVLEPGFTFQYYGNVSQPDWEPGEAEERPFLMLVLPQRASDGSVSAKTAFLAAHFEEGRARMLGIPSRDEELDIVIWEEHWNPYKTLLESRLFAGKKEKQPTLMVEEEMRDFIVRGLQNNGFKTVGLSPEAELVHQTKSPAEIEIIRAVNTGTIVAVRAVRTCLVPGLTEDEVTAILDNTLLSMGFVTVFNIMLFGEHGALPHGGFVTGGKKLTLDSVVIIDVGARYLGYTSDICRSFLIDPPKGRRVPEDPLRAEKEKIWRIVFDAQTAASEAMRWNNTAASVDIAARSVIDAAGYGEFFTHRVGHSIGIKAHESPYLNKWNTVKLSPGMTFTIEPGIYLEGKFGMRHEDIYRVTETGDAELLTGRRARGLYDP